A portion of the bacterium genome contains these proteins:
- a CDS encoding NADH-quinone oxidoreductase subunit I, protein MSKRGFWGGFASLLIGLGVTFKRIFRRKVTIKYPHEPVPVSPIYRGPVRLIADEVGADHKCIGCLACQRICPTHAIPVLTVAKNEQNKNYPVDFVIDDALCCFCGLCVDVCPTEALEHARIGDLAATSQSLLRREILHEGSITSDNFPTRKGKKGGK, encoded by the coding sequence ATGAGCAAACGAGGATTCTGGGGAGGTTTCGCCAGTCTTTTGATTGGACTGGGTGTGACATTCAAGCGGATATTCCGCCGAAAGGTCACCATTAAGTATCCGCATGAGCCCGTACCCGTGTCACCGATCTATCGCGGTCCGGTCAGGCTTATAGCGGATGAAGTAGGAGCTGATCACAAATGTATTGGATGCCTTGCCTGCCAACGCATCTGCCCGACACATGCAATACCGGTCTTGACGGTTGCGAAAAATGAGCAGAACAAGAATTATCCTGTGGATTTTGTCATAGACGATGCACTCTGTTGTTTCTGTGGCTTGTGTGTTGACGTGTGTCCGACGGAAGCGTTGGAGCATGCAAGAATCGGTGACTTGGCTGCAACATCTCAATCTCTGCTTCGCCGCGAAATCCTGCACGAAGGGTCGATTACCTCGGATAATTTTCCGACCCGAAAAGGGAAGAAGGGGGGCAAGTAG
- a CDS encoding NADH-quinone oxidoreductase subunit M, with amino-acid sequence MEFPILSIIMLCPAIGVVLLFLVPDGNDRMVRGLSLAVSIVAMFFAGWMYLAYDRAAAGYQFIEQYPWMPGLNSTYHVAVDGVGATLVLLNAIVLLTGVITSFSIDFRVKEYFILFLLLVTGVFGSFICMDFLLFFIFFEIAVLPMYLLIGIWGSTNREYAALKLTIMLLAGSGLVFVGLIMTYFTSDVRSFDFFALRDGGGFSPGFQNIVYPLMFLGFGTLAAVFPLHNWSPDGHVAAPTAVSMLHAGVLMKLGAYGVLRYGIELFPLGADHWAPVAAVLAACGVVYGALVAAQQTDLKYMIGYSSVSHMGLVMFGLAAGNELAITGAVYQMFSHGIMTALFFSAVGFFYEQTHSRNIHEYGGLARKTPWVATCFIIAGLAGVGLPGLAGFPAEFMIFLGGYERFPVLTLIAVPSLVFGAFYMLRVLQRVFFGPEAGHTPKVHDVGVFSGSARVILAGLIILFGVAPRLLSDLISPYAMEFFK; translated from the coding sequence ATGGAATTTCCGATTCTCTCAATTATCATGCTCTGCCCGGCAATTGGCGTGGTATTACTATTCCTCGTGCCGGACGGTAATGACCGTATGGTGCGCGGCCTTTCGCTTGCCGTGTCCATCGTTGCCATGTTCTTTGCAGGATGGATGTACCTCGCGTACGACAGGGCGGCAGCTGGTTACCAGTTTATCGAGCAATACCCCTGGATGCCGGGCCTGAATTCGACCTATCATGTGGCGGTCGACGGCGTGGGGGCGACTCTTGTTCTCCTGAATGCCATAGTCCTTCTGACGGGCGTCATAACGTCTTTCAGCATTGACTTTCGTGTCAAGGAATACTTCATTCTATTCCTTCTCCTTGTGACGGGAGTGTTCGGCAGTTTCATCTGCATGGACTTTCTGCTGTTTTTCATCTTCTTTGAGATCGCCGTTCTTCCGATGTATCTTTTGATTGGCATTTGGGGATCAACTAACCGGGAATACGCGGCGCTCAAGTTGACAATTATGCTCCTCGCAGGAAGCGGTCTCGTGTTCGTCGGCTTGATAATGACGTACTTCACAAGCGATGTCAGGTCGTTTGACTTCTTCGCATTGCGGGACGGCGGCGGGTTTTCGCCTGGATTTCAGAACATTGTTTATCCATTGATGTTCCTTGGCTTTGGAACGCTTGCGGCCGTCTTTCCATTACACAACTGGTCTCCTGACGGTCACGTTGCTGCACCGACAGCAGTATCCATGCTTCATGCAGGCGTGTTGATGAAACTGGGTGCATATGGTGTGCTTAGGTATGGTATTGAGCTGTTTCCGCTGGGTGCCGACCATTGGGCACCGGTTGCCGCAGTTTTGGCTGCCTGTGGTGTCGTGTACGGAGCGCTTGTTGCAGCTCAGCAGACTGATCTTAAGTATATGATTGGATATTCATCAGTGTCTCATATGGGGCTTGTGATGTTCGGTTTGGCTGCGGGCAACGAGCTGGCAATTACCGGTGCCGTCTATCAAATGTTTTCACACGGCATTATGACAGCACTTTTCTTCTCGGCAGTCGGCTTCTTCTACGAGCAAACCCACTCGAGAAACATACACGAATATGGCGGTTTGGCGCGGAAAACGCCTTGGGTCGCGACATGCTTCATTATTGCCGGCCTTGCAGGCGTCGGTCTTCCCGGACTGGCGGGCTTTCCGGCTGAATTCATGATCTTCCTGGGCGGTTACGAGCGATTCCCTGTTCTGACCTTAATTGCAGTTCCCAGTCTTGTCTTCGGGGCGTTCTACATGCTTCGCGTGCTGCAACGAGTCTTCTTCGGCCCGGAAGCGGGTCATACTCCGAAAGTACATGATGTCGGAGTTTTCAGTGGTTCGGCGCGCGTTATTCTTGCCGGCCTGATCATACTGTTTGGAGTCGCACCGAGATTGTTGTCCGACCTGATTTCACCTTACGCAATGGAGTTTTTCAAATGA
- a CDS encoding NADH-quinone oxidoreductase subunit J → MSDFLYICGAALALSGGIIAVIARNLFHAALGLALTLTGTAGLFIPLAGELIAVVQILVYLGATAIAIIFILMLSPPFYLRRPHRNALKVVGAVGVVLIFAVPIIGAVLSLPQTYGATYPVPTVPEIGRALLNDFVFPFEVISILLTVAIIGAIVLARDLPEDKTANKATVTGEDSK, encoded by the coding sequence GTGTCTGACTTCCTCTATATCTGCGGCGCTGCGCTAGCCTTGTCTGGTGGCATAATTGCGGTTATCGCGCGGAACCTTTTTCACGCCGCTCTCGGACTCGCCCTGACGTTAACCGGAACTGCGGGATTGTTCATTCCACTCGCAGGTGAATTGATTGCGGTTGTGCAAATTCTCGTCTATCTCGGCGCGACGGCCATAGCGATAATTTTCATTCTGATGCTCTCTCCGCCGTTCTACCTGCGGAGACCGCATCGAAACGCCTTGAAAGTTGTCGGCGCGGTCGGCGTGGTGCTGATTTTCGCAGTGCCTATCATAGGTGCTGTTTTGTCACTGCCGCAAACCTATGGAGCAACCTATCCTGTGCCGACAGTCCCGGAGATCGGGCGTGCGCTTCTAAACGATTTTGTCTTTCCGTTTGAAGTAATATCAATACTCCTTACCGTCGCCATCATCGGAGCAATCGTCCTGGCGCGCGACTTGCCCGAAGACAAAACGGCAAATAAAGCAACTGTAACTGGGGAGGACAGCAAGTAA
- a CDS encoding NADH-quinone oxidoreductase subunit D — MFGIEFSDHPHLRPLLLPHFTEFHPLRKDFSGAPIVIPEDTVEIPELDVQAASRLGQTTGLRSDFFLNMGPQHPSTHGVLRILLHVEGETVLGGRCHLGYSHRGTEKLAEKKQYVQILPYTDRMDYLSPLNFNWGYAKLLERATGIDSTPRAEVIRVIMGELNRIASHLVWLGTYLLDLGAITPFLYCFEDRERILTIVERATGQRMTASYIVAGGVRNDVYSTFSSEVSEFLKDMRKRLVEYDQLVIANEIFLMRTHNVGKLSAEKAIEFGVSGPVLRGAGVDYDARRDEPYCELYRELEWQVPVDQSGDCLGRSRVRMAELEQSVNLVEQALLRLEDGPVRSKVPKIFKVPAGEYYSVTEGPRGAIGWYLIGDGSTNPYRLKVRVPSFANLQAVEHLIPGTRVADVVSILGSLDVVIPEIDR; from the coding sequence ATGTTTGGAATCGAGTTCTCGGATCACCCGCATCTCCGCCCACTCCTTCTCCCGCATTTCACTGAGTTCCATCCCTTGCGCAAGGACTTTTCGGGAGCTCCTATTGTTATTCCTGAGGATACGGTAGAAATCCCGGAACTTGATGTGCAAGCGGCATCAAGACTCGGCCAGACTACGGGTTTGCGAAGCGACTTTTTCCTCAATATGGGACCGCAGCACCCTTCCACACATGGAGTGCTGCGTATACTGCTTCATGTTGAAGGAGAAACGGTGTTGGGAGGCCGCTGTCACCTGGGCTACAGCCATCGCGGGACCGAAAAACTAGCTGAGAAGAAGCAGTACGTACAGATTCTCCCTTACACCGATAGAATGGACTATCTTTCCCCGTTGAATTTCAACTGGGGATACGCGAAGTTGCTGGAACGCGCAACCGGGATCGATTCGACGCCGCGCGCAGAAGTTATCCGTGTCATCATGGGGGAGCTTAATCGGATCGCAAGTCACCTAGTTTGGCTCGGCACATATCTGCTGGACCTCGGAGCGATAACACCTTTCTTGTATTGCTTTGAAGACCGGGAAAGAATATTGACCATAGTAGAACGCGCTACCGGACAACGGATGACGGCGTCATACATTGTTGCAGGCGGAGTCCGGAACGATGTGTACTCCACATTCTCTTCTGAAGTATCTGAATTCCTGAAAGACATGCGGAAGAGGCTCGTGGAATACGACCAATTAGTCATCGCGAATGAGATTTTCCTGATGCGTACTCATAATGTCGGTAAGCTAAGCGCGGAGAAGGCAATCGAGTTCGGCGTCAGTGGACCGGTTTTGCGCGGCGCTGGTGTGGATTACGACGCACGCCGCGACGAACCGTACTGTGAACTGTACAGGGAGCTTGAGTGGCAGGTTCCGGTTGATCAAAGCGGCGATTGTTTAGGACGGTCACGTGTTCGCATGGCAGAGCTTGAACAAAGTGTGAATCTGGTTGAGCAGGCGCTGTTAAGACTTGAAGATGGCCCAGTTCGTTCGAAGGTGCCGAAAATCTTTAAAGTACCTGCGGGCGAATATTATTCTGTAACCGAAGGCCCCCGCGGCGCAATCGGTTGGTACTTGATTGGAGACGGCAGCACGAATCCGTACCGGTTGAAAGTGCGTGTTCCGTCATTCGCAAATTTGCAGGCGGTCGAGCATCTGATACCCGGCACACGTGTCGCGGACGTCGTGTCAATTCTCGGCAGCCTTGACGTTGTAATTCCGGAGATAGACCGGTGA
- the nuoK gene encoding NADH-quinone oxidoreductase subunit NuoK, which produces MSLSAYLILAAVLFLLGAFGLMERRNMVGLLISIELMLNSASINFMAFNHFLYPGTVTGQIMTLFVIGLAAAEATLFLAIVFAVYRHYRSINVENVDHLRG; this is translated from the coding sequence ATGTCACTCTCTGCCTACCTGATACTTGCCGCAGTTCTATTTCTTCTGGGCGCATTTGGATTAATGGAACGGCGGAACATGGTCGGTCTTTTGATTTCAATCGAGCTCATGTTGAACTCTGCAAGTATCAATTTCATGGCATTCAATCATTTTCTGTATCCGGGAACGGTTACCGGACAGATCATGACACTTTTTGTGATAGGTTTGGCTGCCGCGGAAGCTACGCTCTTTTTGGCCATTGTGTTCGCGGTGTATCGTCACTACCGTTCGATAAATGTTGAAAACGTTGACCATTTACGGGGGTAA
- the nuoH gene encoding NADH-quinone oxidoreductase subunit NuoH — MTLFEILLRLVLAFGAVITFVTLNALFLVWLERKVSAVIQNRMGPSEVGPFGLLQTLADALKLLGKEMITPKSVDKYAFLLAPIIAFLPAPLLVAAIPIAEGVAVSDLNVGALYLLAISNVALLGILMAGWSSNNKYSMLGAIRAVAQNISYEIPMLLAVLTIVLMAGSLKLSEIVSAQESVPYILLQPVAFLIYFICSIAESNRTPFDLPEAESELVAGYHTEFTGMRFALFFLAEYTQVFVLSAIVTLFFLGGWNGPWLHPVVWFMLKTYLVIFVVMWLRWTYPRLRSDQLMNFNWRILLPLAIVNLLVSTVIYRGTIG, encoded by the coding sequence GTGACATTGTTTGAAATTCTCTTGCGACTGGTTCTGGCCTTTGGTGCAGTCATAACCTTTGTCACATTAAATGCACTCTTTCTCGTTTGGCTCGAGCGCAAGGTGTCGGCGGTGATCCAAAATCGTATGGGACCTTCCGAAGTCGGCCCATTTGGACTCTTGCAGACACTCGCTGACGCCTTGAAGCTGCTCGGCAAGGAAATGATCACACCGAAATCGGTGGATAAGTATGCATTTTTGCTTGCGCCAATTATTGCGTTTTTGCCGGCTCCACTGCTGGTGGCGGCAATACCAATTGCCGAAGGTGTCGCAGTCTCCGATTTGAATGTCGGCGCGCTCTATCTTCTCGCCATTTCAAACGTAGCATTGCTTGGCATTCTGATGGCAGGATGGTCGTCAAACAACAAGTACTCAATGCTGGGTGCGATTCGAGCGGTCGCCCAGAACATAAGCTATGAAATTCCGATGCTTCTGGCAGTTCTGACGATCGTGCTGATGGCCGGATCACTGAAACTAAGTGAAATCGTCTCCGCACAGGAGTCAGTTCCTTACATTCTGCTGCAGCCTGTGGCCTTTCTAATTTACTTCATCTGCAGCATAGCGGAGTCGAACCGCACACCTTTTGACTTGCCAGAAGCCGAGTCCGAGCTTGTCGCAGGTTATCACACTGAATTCACGGGCATGCGATTCGCATTGTTCTTCCTTGCCGAGTACACCCAAGTGTTCGTGTTGTCAGCCATCGTTACTCTCTTCTTCCTTGGAGGATGGAACGGTCCATGGCTGCACCCGGTGGTTTGGTTCATGCTGAAGACGTACCTTGTGATTTTTGTGGTTATGTGGCTTCGCTGGACATACCCGCGGCTTCGCTCAGACCAGTTAATGAACTTCAACTGGCGCATTCTGCTTCCGCTTGCCATTGTCAATCTCCTGGTGTCTACGGTAATTTACAGGGGGACAATAGGATGA
- a CDS encoding YfhL family 4Fe-4S dicluster ferredoxin, with amino-acid sequence MALHIDETCINCGACEPVCPTKAITEGPDIFVIDPNTCVECVGHHPEPQCVKVCPVDCIAKAS; translated from the coding sequence ATGGCGCTTCACATTGACGAAACCTGCATCAACTGCGGAGCCTGCGAGCCCGTTTGCCCGACAAAGGCAATCACGGAAGGACCGGACATCTTTGTCATCGACCCGAATACTTGTGTCGAATGTGTCGGTCACCATCCTGAACCACAGTGCGTCAAGGTCTGCCCGGTAGACTGTATTGCCAAAGCAAGTTAA
- a CDS encoding NADH-quinone oxidoreductase subunit L has product MNESMQIQLGLATVLSPIIAFALISAFGLRKPVIAKLISLLGASVSLVSASLLLLGVDDPNFKVQATWSWLFDDPSKFTIGLLLDPLSLVMLFVVAIISWLVQWYSLSYMEDDERQGKFFAFISLFSFAMMGFTIAPNLLQSFMCWELVGLGSYLLIGFWNHLPSAATAARKAFVVTRLGDLGFFAALLLAWTGLGTLDFGVMSGNSMGASWQASFGGADYGVWISIALFLAVAGKSAQFPLYGWLPDAMEGPTPVSALIHAATMVAAGVYLLARMSFVLVLGSEAAISAWHWLAVIAMITALMSGAVAIVQSDIKRVFAYSTISQLGYMIVGIGTGAVVAGMMHLFTHAFFKALLFLTAGAFIHAAHSNSITDIARAGGAKLKLPMIALFAGSMALMGFFPFAGFYSKDAILEHLFAEGDWILFIMAQVGVFITAYYTARVIYLLLKVPAETKHEPGHKDIHGHGLHVGGWMKLPLGFLAFASLIAGNVWLWKSHSWFAIPEAEHGNAALITAIVSTAIAVAGAYYSARVFYWRNSSDPLATMTGLARLLREKWYLDEAYRVIVHNFYLPITAFLQKVETNVVKGALDGIGTVSMTLARGFAKAQTGEVQHYLGMSFVVVAAVVLIMMSR; this is encoded by the coding sequence ATGAATGAATCCATGCAAATTCAACTTGGGCTCGCGACCGTACTTTCACCAATCATCGCGTTCGCTTTGATTTCGGCTTTTGGCCTGCGAAAACCGGTGATCGCCAAGCTGATTTCATTGCTCGGCGCGTCCGTCAGCCTGGTAAGTGCAAGTTTGCTGCTGCTGGGAGTCGACGACCCGAATTTCAAAGTTCAGGCGACCTGGTCGTGGTTGTTTGATGATCCGTCTAAGTTCACAATTGGACTTCTGCTCGACCCGTTATCGCTCGTGATGCTCTTCGTCGTCGCAATAATCTCGTGGCTCGTCCAGTGGTACTCCCTGTCTTACATGGAAGATGACGAACGACAAGGCAAGTTCTTCGCATTCATATCGCTTTTCAGTTTCGCAATGATGGGTTTCACGATTGCTCCAAATCTTTTGCAATCGTTTATGTGCTGGGAGCTCGTGGGATTAGGTTCCTATCTACTGATCGGATTCTGGAATCATCTACCGTCTGCGGCAACGGCGGCGCGCAAGGCTTTCGTGGTAACCCGTTTAGGTGACTTAGGGTTCTTTGCGGCGCTATTGCTTGCCTGGACAGGTTTAGGCACACTAGACTTTGGAGTGATGTCCGGAAACTCAATGGGCGCAAGTTGGCAAGCTTCATTTGGCGGCGCAGATTATGGAGTCTGGATTTCGATTGCATTATTCCTTGCGGTCGCTGGAAAGAGCGCACAGTTCCCATTGTATGGCTGGCTGCCGGATGCAATGGAAGGTCCGACACCTGTCAGTGCGCTCATTCATGCTGCGACAATGGTTGCCGCCGGTGTGTATCTGCTTGCTCGAATGAGCTTTGTGCTTGTACTTGGAAGCGAAGCCGCGATTTCAGCCTGGCATTGGTTGGCCGTTATTGCCATGATTACTGCCTTAATGAGCGGCGCCGTGGCAATCGTTCAAAGCGATATCAAACGTGTTTTCGCCTATTCAACCATCAGCCAGCTTGGCTACATGATAGTCGGGATCGGAACCGGTGCGGTCGTGGCAGGGATGATGCACCTGTTCACCCACGCATTTTTCAAGGCACTCCTCTTCTTGACGGCGGGCGCTTTCATCCATGCCGCCCACTCAAATTCAATCACAGATATTGCCCGGGCGGGCGGCGCGAAGCTGAAGTTACCAATGATTGCGCTGTTCGCAGGATCAATGGCGCTAATGGGCTTCTTTCCGTTTGCAGGATTTTACAGCAAAGACGCCATACTTGAGCATTTATTCGCAGAAGGTGACTGGATCCTGTTCATAATGGCTCAAGTAGGTGTGTTTATTACTGCGTATTATACGGCACGAGTCATCTACCTGCTGTTGAAGGTCCCAGCAGAGACTAAACACGAACCGGGTCACAAAGACATTCACGGCCATGGACTTCATGTCGGAGGTTGGATGAAGCTTCCTCTGGGATTTCTTGCTTTTGCTTCCCTTATTGCAGGGAACGTGTGGTTATGGAAATCCCACAGCTGGTTCGCAATCCCAGAAGCGGAACATGGTAATGCAGCCCTGATAACCGCAATTGTATCCACGGCAATAGCTGTTGCCGGCGCGTACTATTCGGCCAGAGTTTTCTATTGGCGGAATTCGTCTGATCCGCTTGCGACGATGACAGGTCTCGCGCGGTTGCTTCGTGAGAAGTGGTATCTCGATGAAGCCTATCGGGTTATCGTTCACAATTTCTATTTGCCAATTACTGCCTTTCTCCAAAAAGTGGAAACCAATGTCGTCAAAGGCGCTTTGGACGGCATTGGCACTGTCAGTATGACATTGGCTCGCGGCTTTGCGAAGGCACAGACCGGCGAGGTGCAACATTACCTCGGCATGTCGTTTGTGGTCGTTGCCGCGGTCGTATTAATCATGATGAGTCGGTAA
- a CDS encoding NADH-quinone oxidoreductase subunit N has translation MILQLLPEFAALGALLILFIVTLGNNVSDRTARWITLLLSAVVTVAAIMAQSQSGLLFSESYKLDSYSQFFKILMAAGLFANALLGWPLRSVPSVQRSEYYFLFFAAGLGMMLLASAYSFLVLYVSMELLSYSLYTMVGMRRARTESIESSIKYIIIGATASAIGLFGVSYIYGATGSLNFGDLMNMLKGTSTPSALLMPGLVMVLSSFLFKLAAFPFHAWAPDAYETASSPVAMFLASVSKLAGIAFLFRLVTMVKPYMPEFEIVIGILALVTMTFGNLVAFRQKSVKRLFAYSSIAQAGYLMLGMIGFGDSAPVAVVFYSAIYLLMNLVVFAVVLELERQGEDPTLSDFQGLYKRNALIAMALLVSLFSLAGVPPLAGFFGKWLLFSSAAEGGHIWFVAIAILNSVLSLYYYLFLVKAAYFGDVPAQAAPLDKGGPRLAILLTTIAIALLGIYPRVLTEYLSGLNLPGSLLP, from the coding sequence ATGATTCTCCAATTGCTCCCTGAATTTGCGGCACTTGGCGCATTATTGATATTGTTTATTGTCACACTTGGCAATAATGTCTCAGATCGCACGGCCCGCTGGATTACTCTTCTGCTTTCCGCGGTTGTAACTGTGGCTGCAATAATGGCTCAGAGTCAAAGTGGCCTGTTGTTCTCAGAGAGCTACAAGCTCGATAGCTATTCGCAGTTCTTCAAAATTCTAATGGCGGCCGGCCTGTTTGCGAATGCTCTGCTGGGCTGGCCCCTTCGTTCAGTACCCTCGGTGCAGCGAAGCGAATATTACTTCCTCTTCTTTGCCGCCGGGCTAGGTATGATGCTGCTGGCGAGTGCCTACAGTTTTCTTGTGCTTTATGTGTCGATGGAACTGCTCTCATACTCTCTTTATACGATGGTCGGTATGCGCCGCGCCCGAACAGAGTCTATCGAGAGTTCAATCAAGTATATCATCATCGGCGCAACAGCAAGTGCTATTGGCTTGTTCGGCGTCTCTTACATCTATGGCGCGACGGGAAGTTTGAATTTCGGCGACCTAATGAACATGTTGAAAGGCACTTCAACCCCGAGCGCGCTGTTGATGCCCGGTCTGGTCATGGTCCTCAGCTCGTTCCTGTTCAAGCTTGCGGCATTTCCCTTTCATGCTTGGGCTCCCGACGCTTACGAGACCGCTTCCTCTCCGGTGGCGATGTTTCTGGCTTCGGTTTCCAAGCTTGCAGGTATTGCATTTTTGTTTAGATTAGTCACTATGGTCAAGCCCTATATGCCGGAGTTCGAAATCGTAATCGGCATTCTCGCGCTTGTCACCATGACGTTTGGCAACCTTGTTGCATTCAGGCAGAAATCGGTCAAGAGACTTTTCGCCTATTCGAGTATTGCGCAGGCCGGCTATTTAATGCTTGGCATGATCGGCTTTGGAGACAGCGCTCCGGTGGCCGTAGTATTCTATTCCGCGATCTATCTGTTGATGAACCTCGTAGTCTTTGCCGTCGTACTTGAACTGGAAAGACAAGGTGAGGATCCGACCTTATCTGACTTTCAGGGCCTGTACAAGCGAAATGCTCTGATAGCCATGGCACTTCTTGTGTCGCTGTTTTCCCTTGCAGGAGTACCTCCGCTTGCCGGCTTCTTCGGGAAATGGCTGCTGTTTTCGAGTGCGGCCGAAGGTGGACATATTTGGTTTGTGGCGATCGCGATCTTGAATAGTGTACTTTCGCTGTACTATTATTTGTTTCTCGTCAAAGCCGCTTATTTCGGCGACGTCCCTGCCCAGGCCGCACCGCTGGACAAAGGTGGCCCGCGGCTGGCAATTTTGCTGACCACAATTGCCATCGCGTTGCTCGGAATATACCCCCGCGTGTTAACTGAGTACCTGAGCGGTCTGAATTTACCAGGCTCGCTGCTTCCTTAA